One Rhododendron vialii isolate Sample 1 chromosome 2a, ASM3025357v1 genomic region harbors:
- the LOC131317216 gene encoding plant intracellular Ras-group-related LRR protein 4-like translates to MYHTPTFFLFMFSTTGSLSMLSKVASSGKGARLLTVLDLRGAQLETFPHEGVDLLNLTYLSLRATNVKMIPKSIGKLKKLETLDLKQTNVTELPDEILKLKRLRHLLLYRYNTDLCYSPFHCTIGFKAPAGIGSLLYLQKLCAIEANRGSNSGIVLREVGKLTQLRRLFIVRL, encoded by the coding sequence ATGTATCACACGCCTACGTTCTTTTTATTCATGTTCAGCACAACTGGTTCGTTGTCCATGTTGTCAAAGGTTGCATCCTCAGGCAAGGGTGCAAGGCTACTAACGGTGTTAGACTTGAGAGGAGCACAATTGGAAACATTCCCGCATGAAGGTGTGGACCTCCTTAATCTTACTTATCTAAGTTTGAGGGCGACAAATGTAAAAATGATCCCGAAATCGATCGGAAAACTCAAGAAGCTAGAAACGTTGGATCTGAAACAAACGAATGTCACCGAGTTGCCTGATGAGATCCTGAAGCTCAAACGTCTTCGCCATCTCTTGTTGTATCGTTACAACACCGACCTTTGTTATAGTCCTTTTCACTGTACAATTGGCTTCAAAGCCCCGGCTGGAATAGGAAGTTTGTTGTACTTGCAGAAACTATGTGCTATTGAAGCAAACCGAGGGAGTAATAGTGGCATCGTGCTAAGAGAG
- the LOC131318208 gene encoding disease resistance protein RPM1-like, giving the protein MAEGAVFELLSNFAPYLREELNLLTGVWEDIEYIRGEFEHMTHFLRVADAIEDRDPKLKVWVKHVREAAYDTADALDMYMLRLRHHHSTGFCDFFRKVSFFIKTLKARHQIASEVKGIKFRILNVSEGHQRYSDKYGKIEQGSSSTYSDIAWYDCRGDALLLQEADLVGVDKPKSHLIQWLVDEDPRLKVLSVAGMGGLGKTTLTKKVYDDVAVKRHFQNHVWITVSESFKVEELLKDMIQVLFEKVREPLPRGVDNMDVNSLKGIINAFLQQKRYVLVMDDVWSIYAWQVLRIVLPECNCGSRVILTTRNGDLASFASEAYHGMVYNLKPLPPNDSWALFCLKIFKENSCPSYLEDLSKNILKKCEGLPLAIVAISGLLSTKEKSVDEWERIYRCLGAELEGNDKLISMTKILSLSYFDLPYYLKLCFLYLSIFPEDCLIDHWRLIRLWVAEGFVEAKEGMTTEEAADGYLNELMNRSLVQVTHVGRDGRFKAYRIHDLWREMIIAKSREQNIVTIASERGRAWPEKLRRLSVHHNLEDIQQSICFTRLRSLLVFSATNSLSILSKVTSLGKGVRLLTVLDLRGAQLDAFPNEIVNLLNLTYLSLRGTNVKMIPKSIGKLKKLETLDLKRTYVTELPYEILKLQHLRHLLLYRHDFRCYSHCSFGFKAPVGIGSLSYLQKLCGIEANHGSNSGIVLREVGKLTQVRRLVILRLQKEDGAVLCSSLEKLYNLRSLFVGAKEEDEIIDLDSLSLPPPLLQKLYLCGPLEKIPR; this is encoded by the coding sequence atGGCAGAGGGTGCTGTGTTCGAACTTCTATCCAACTTCGCACCCTATCTCCGGGAGGAGTTGAACTTGTTGACCGGAGTATGGGAAGACATCGAATACATAAGAGGCGAATTTGAGCACATGACACATTTCCTCAGAGTTGCTGATGCTATAGAAGATAGAGACCCGAAACTCAAAGTATGGGTGAAGCACGTTCGAGAAGCTGCATATGACACTGCAGATGCTCTTGACATGTACATGCTTCGCCTCAGACATCATCATAGCACCGGATTCTGCGACTTTTTTCGTAAGGTTTCTTTCTTTATTAAGACTTTAAAAGCTCGCCACCAAATTGCTTCTGAAGTTAAAGGAATCAAGTTCAGAATCCTCAATGTTTCAGAGGGACATCAACGATATAGTGACAAATATGGAAAAATAGAGCAAGGCTCAAGCTCTACTTATTCAGACATCGCATGGTATGATTGCCGTGGCGACGCCCTTCTACTCCAAGAAGCTGACCTTGTGGGCGTTGACAAGCCCAAATCACACTTGATTCAGTGGCTAGTGGATGAGGATCCTCGACTCAAGGTGCTTTCTGTAGCAGGAATGGGAGGATTGGGTAAAACCACCCTTACAAAAAAAGTCTACGACGACGTAGCAGTGAAGAGGCACTTCCAGAACCACGTTTGGATCACCGTTTCTGAATCATTCAAGGTTGAAGAGCTTTTAAAAGACATGATTCAAGTGCTATTTGAAAAAGTCAGAGAACCACTCCCACGGGGTGTGGACAATATGGATGTAAACAGCTTGAAAGGTATAATTAATGCCTTTTTGCAGCAAAAGAGGTATGTGCTTGTTATGGATGATGTATGGAGTATTTATGCATGGCAAGTTTTAAGAATCGTACTTCCTGAATGCAATTGCGGCAGTCGAGTAATTCTAACAACAAGAAATGGAGATTTAGCATCTTTTGCTAGCGAAGCATATCATGGCATGGTGTATAATCTCAAGCCCTTACCTCCAAATGATTCATGGGCCTTGTTTTGCTTAAAGATATTCAAGGAGAATTCTTGTCCTTCGTATTTGGAAGATCTTTCAAAAAACATCTTAAAAAAATGCGAGGGGTTGCCCCTTGCAATAGTGGCAATAAGTGGTTTGTTATCAACAAAAGAGAAGAGTGTGGATGAGTGGGAGAGAATTTATCGCTGTCTTGGTGCAGAACTAGAAGGAAATGACAAACTCATAAGCATGACTAAGATATTGTCCCTCAGTTACTTTGATTTGCCTTACTATCTTAAGTTATGTTTTTTGTACTTGAGCATTTTTCCAGAAGATTGTCTCATTGATCACTGGAGACTAATTCGGTTGTGGGTGGCGGAAGGCTTTGTAGAAGCAAAAGAAGGAATGACAACAGAAGAAGCTGCTGATGGCTATCTCAATGAGCTAATGAATAGAAGTTTAGTTCAAGTGACACACGTCGGGAGAGATGGAAGGTTCAAAGCTTATCGGATCCATGACCTTTGGCGTGAAATGATTATTGCAAAGTCAAGAGAGCAAAACATTGTCACAATAGCGAGTGAAAGAGGCAGAGCGTGGCCGGAGAAATTGCGACGCCTCTCAGTCCACCATAATTTGGAAGATATTCAGCAAAGCATTTGTTTtactcgccttcgttctttacTCGTGTTTAGCGCAACAAATTCGTTGTCCATATTGTCAAAGGTTACATCCTTAGGCAAAGGTGTAAGGCTACTAACGGTGTTAGACTTGAGAGGAGCACAATTGGATGCATTTCCCAATGAAATTGTCAACCTCCTTAATCTTACTTATTTAAGTTTGAGGGGGACAAATGTAAAGATGATCCCAAAATCGATcggaaaactcaagaaactagAAACGTTGGATCTGAAACGAACATATGTCACTGAGTTGCCTTATGAGATCTTAAAGCTCCAACATCTTCGCCATCTCTTGTTGTATCGCCATGATTTCCGTTGTTATTCTCACTGTTCATTTGGCTTCAAAGCCCCGGTGGGAATAGGAAGTTTGTCGTACTTGCAGAAACTATGTGGTATTGAAGCAAACCATGGGAGTAATAGTGGCATTGTTCTAAGAGAGGTGGGGAAGCTAACTCAAGTGAGGAGATTGGTCATTTTAAGACTACAGAAGGAAGATGGGGCGGTGCTTTGTTCATCTCTTGAGAAGCTATACAACCTTCGCTCGTTGTTCGTTGGGGcgaaagaagaagatgagatcATTGATTTAGATTCTCTGTCTTTGCCGCCTCCACTTCTTCAAAAACTCTATCTATGTGGACCTTTGGAAAAGATACCGCGCTAG